The following DNA comes from Epinephelus lanceolatus isolate andai-2023 chromosome 1, ASM4190304v1, whole genome shotgun sequence.
tgatatgtgaggAGGTCAGATTGAGAATATGTTGACCATTtagaacattttaaacaaaaatcCTAGATCAGGGGTTTAAAGTTTGCTGCCATTTTAGGGAGCCAGCATATGACTAAGGGCTGCACAGGAAGAGTACAAACACAATATAGCCTACATAACATTCATATTACATTCTCATGCAGTGACTGACATTAGTTCAcaaactggtgggtcacggtccaaaagtgggtcgcgggtccattctgaatggaccgcaagtgactcacgaaCATGTCAAGTTCATAAAAAACACCTAATTTCTAAGTACAGTGAACATCTGGCACAgagcctttattttgaagtgctgtttcctgctgtagagtgagtgaataactgACAGCTACTAGCTccatgacatggccaaacacaagtatgatggtGAATATTTTAAACTCTGTGGCCCTTCAACAAATGATTAAGGAAAAAtttggaccccatggctggactagatgggaaccactggtgtagACAGCAGTCGAGCAGTGGCTTCTGCTGGGGTACGACTATGCCACTTGTACAAACCACATGCAGAACTGCAGTACACCATAACACTAGAACCCGTAGTAATATTTATGGCAATTtgtaatgtttatttatgatcATGTTTACATTTGCTCATGATTATTTTGGACAGTGGTGCCTGGTTGCCTTTGGTaacatacagtggtggaaaaaagttttcggacaccccgtgcatttgtgaaatattgcattaagaatcactcttaggtcttcaagtgcaatttcttttagtacagtcacagccaaaatactaaataaatcctgaaaaagccattaaaaacttaaaattgattggttccataaaaatacataagaaattttgagtattgggtcattttggtaccagtgatgaaggtcgttctttttattaaaagacacaatttttgttgccaagcttcgtgtctacataaagccagcacatctgaaagttcttcagacacaaaaatggctaaaacaaggaacctaacgcaggaaacacgcctgaagataaagattctcagccaggaagggtacagctgccgccagatagccaggaagtgcagatgcagtccttcagcaattggatacactctgcagaaatacagacgaaccaacagcttggaagacaaaccaagatctgggcgtccaagggtttcttcagcaagaaatgaccgcatcctgatccgcatgtgcaggcaaaaccgccgaatgacatcacaggagcttcagcagcagtggtcaaaccagactggtgtccagtgttccacccgcactgtacgtggccgacttttagatcatggcttaaggtcctacaaggctatcaagaagcccctgatcaatgagaggcAGAGGTTAGCCcagcgtcgttgggcccaggcacacaagaactggacagccaggaattggaagaagattttgtggtcagatgagtccagtttccagctttatcttcctcctactaatgtgagggtacgcagaaggccaggcgaagcattatctccagcatgtacagtacctactgtcaagcatggtggaggcagtatcatggtttggggacgcatgagtgctgctggtgttggtcatctcactgtctgtgatggcacattgaactctaccaagtattgtaccattctcgaaacccacatgctcccttctgcaaGATACAAGATAAtggcccttgccacacatccaaggccagtagaactttgctgcaggagcacagtatccaggtcttagagtggccagctcaatccctggacatgagccccattgaaaatctgtggtggattatcaaaaggtctgtttcaaagcataaaccaaagaattaagaagaattaaaagcagtaattcaagaagaatgggacaagattacccctcaacagtgtgaaaggctcgtggggaacatgccagccaggattagagctctactacgtgccaatggcaggactactaaatattaatttgatgatgtgatggtttatttattttttgttcagttttgaacacattctctgttatttgttgactttgataccgacaatgttgagaactgacatattgaaactgtcaagaatttagttttgttagtttttcttgtaaacaataaacaagaaaatataatttgtatttgtttgtatctgtctaatgcagccacaccttttgaaacacaaaaaagatttttccacaaatatttcatgataatatttgagattgtgtaaaattttaagggtgtccgaaaacttttttccaccactgtaacatttttcCTTCAGTATATTGGGAGGGACATTTTGAGCATATTTGCGGATGTGTCCCCGCCAATATATATCATAATTACTGCCTAGATTTAATGTTTGTCTGGCCGTCTGTGCCTGACTAAAAGATTTGCTGGATTACACTGAAACAAATTAATTAAAGTTGTATCAAGTGAACACTTTGTCTGAAGCTTTTCCCTATAATTAGTTCTAGGACATTTCTATGAAATCATTAAGAAGTTACAGAGCCAAAAACTACCACAGCTTATCTTTTGTTGCACTGTCAGATGGATATTTCATTAAAGCTTGAGACGAACTTGTTTTCCCATGTGGaaaaacttgtttgttttttttttagaataaagGACAAATAATCACAGTCAGGATGGAACAATGAGCCTTTCACTGTGCTTATCAGTCAGAATAATCTTCCTTTGTACACATAgatatcaatacatgtgatgtTCCTTGTACTTGAGGAAGGCCATGTCAACAGTAGCCTATTTCATCTGTAGTAGTTGTAGTGCTCTCTCCAGCCCTGATAACCTCCTCCTGCCCTCTCATCCCCACAGCTGGACAAGAGCGAGGTGGCAACTCTAGGCCTACCCTCCACCACCAGCCATGGAGGCTCTGACAGTAACATCAGTGCGGACggggcggcagcagcagcatctggGGTCATGGCCTGCGGAGGCGCAGAGGGTATCGGGGTTGGCGAGCCTCAGCGTACGCGTGCTGCTTTGGAGCATCTGCAGCAGAAGATCCTGAAGGTCACCGAACAGATCCGTGTGGAGCAGGAGGCCCGTGACGATAACGTTGCAGAATACCTGAAGTTGGCCCACAACGCAGACAAACAGCAGGCGTCCAGGATCAAGCAGGTGTTCGAGAAGAAGAACCAGAAGTCAGCACAGACCATCGCACACTTGCACAAGAAACTAGAGCACTATCACAAGAAGCTAAAGGAGATAGAACAGGTAGGTGAGAGTGTGAGAACATGTGATCTATTTATGTGCATCTGTTTTTGTGCTCTGGCTGTTGTGAATAATTATCTGGTGGCTGACTCGAAAGAGTGTTGAACTTTGTGAGGACAGTTGTGTCCAAATATAGACTGATGATTCTCATCTCCTAAACCAATGCATCATCCTGTGTCTCACCTAATTCTCTACAGGGCCTGCTTTCCTCATCTATCTTCCTACAGTTCTCTCCCTTAACCTAATCTCTCCTACCTTTGAGATCCTCCACTTCTCTGCTTCCTCATTTCTCTTCCCTCTCTACAGAATGGACCGGCCCGGCAGCCTAAGGATGTCCTGCGGGACATGCAGCAGGGATTAAAGGACGTTGGGGCCAACGTTCGTGCTGGGATAAGTGGTTTCGGAGGTGGAGTAGTTGAAGGAGTCAAAGGCGGAGTATCTGCCCTCACTCACACAGCTGTGGTCTCCAAGCCAAGAGAGTTTGCCAGTCTTATCAGGAACAAATTTGGCAGCGCAGATAACATTGCTCATCTAAAAGACTCACTCGAGGACGGAGTCGGGGGCCATTCTGAGGACACCCCGACACCTCGTGCACTGAGTGGAAGTGCCACTCTAGTATCCAGCCCAAAGTACGGCAGCGACGACGAGTGCTCCAGCGCCACGTCGGGCTCCGGAGCAGGCAGTAATTCTGGTGGGGCGGGTGGAGGAGGGGGACTGTTAGGACCAACCATGGGGAGCCCCAGACTGGATGggcaccatcaccaccaccatcacatGCACAGCTCCTGGGACTCTCTACTTGAGGGCCTGCAGGAGATCAAAGCCAGCCAGGCGCACATGGAGGATGCCATCGAGGACATGAAGGGCCAGCTGCAGAGTGACTACTCCTACATGACACAGTGCCTGCAAGAAGAGAGATACAGGTACAcgtcacaaaaaagtcatacttaTGAACTGGTGTATTCAGTGCAGTCTTCACAGTGTAGTTCACATGATGGATTaagaaattatatttttttgttaatgtcaaCAAATCCAAATCCCATGAGAAGACTGAAATCAGCAGCACATCTCTCTGTACATCCATACTCTGTCTGTGGCTTTTAGCCCGAAGCCCATTCGTTCCTACTAAAGATATGAATCTTTAGGCTTTGGATACTCGACACTGGGACATTAGTTTGAGcgttcttgtgtgtgtgcgtgtgtgtgttttgtactgtatattcagGTATGAACGACTTGAAGAACAGCTGAATGACCTAACAGAGCTGCACCAGAATGAGATGACTAACCTTAAACAGGAACTCGCCAGCATGGAGGAAAAAGTTGCCTACCAGTCCTACGAGAGAGCAAGAGACATTCAGGTAAAAGTCTGCCACATTATCATAGATATTTAAACATCTTAAGACGTGGCTGTTAATCTTTAGTGTTTTTctataatataaaatatccTTATTTGCTCTTAAAGAAGCTGTATCCAACATTCAGAGCAAATCTATAATTCAGAGTCAGGGGTTCTTAATATGGAGGGGGCTTAGTCAGCAGTTGGAGCCATATGTTTGATTTGTGTTAAATGTACTATCCTGCCACACCACTAGGTGGATTATGTCACTGGCTGAGGCTGGCCATGGTGTATTTAAATCCATGCCAGCACAATCAAGCACAGGTGCTGTTGATTAAgggaagcaaacagtttttgacTGCGCTTGGATTAAGATTTATATTGCTGTACCTATTTGAACTTTGTGTTCAAACCTATTGGGAATTATACGGACATTATGGACGCTggtgagaaaataaatgtatgatgaTATAAAACATTGGTAAAGACTGTGAGTATGTACACATCCAACTAATCTAGCAATTAACAACCAGCTATACCCTATACTTTAACCAGCAGCTAAAGTATAGGGCTAGAACAGGtgctaactcaataaacagtgctaacagcagcaacagtgctgacagaactAATGTAACCTGGGGGGGAATTGGAGGGTTGGTGCTACATGTATGCAACAACACCATCCTGATATCAGCATTATCCACTGTATGAGTGCAGTTCAGTGTGGTGGTGATCATGTTACTTACCACACTATATTGTTAAAATAACCCAACATAGatctttggtttcacacaggacacatacAGCAGTTTCCCAGGTGTACATTCTGTGTTTTCTCCCCGCTGCCCTATAaggactttctcgctcttttcACCTCGGCTGTTGCTCAAAGCATCAAATAATGATGCCACGTGGTGTGTCTCAAAGGGCGGTGCATCAGTATCATCGGTAACATCAGTATGTGATACTggagccactgaccaagcttcgatatttgatgagctgggagcGAGGATGGGTTGGTAAAACACCAAATAAACTCAGTGACTGAGACACTGTGGCCAACCAACCCACCAAAATTTCAAATTCTGCTAAAACCTGATTGGTGTACTGTAGTACACGACATCACACTGTCCCACTTAGCCCCGCCCTCACCAGAGCTaagaaaaaacaccaaacagaAATCTCTCACCTGAAATAAACTGTTGTAACTTTGGCAGAAACCTGTGTGTTCATGTAGGGTTAGGTAGGTTCTTCACTCACAGTAAAACGTTTTGTTGAGAAAATAATTTTTCAgggcctttaaaaaaatcccactGTGGTTCCTCTGTACGTACAGGAGGCCGTGGAGTCGTGCCTGACCCGCATCACCAagctggagctgcagcagcaacagcagcaggtcGTCCAGTTGGAGGGAGTGGAGAACGCCAATGCTCGAGCTCTGCTGGGTAAACTCATCAACGTCATCCTGGCGCTCATGGCCGTGCTGCTGGTCTTCGTCTCAACCTTGGCCAACTTCATCACCCCGCTGATGAAGACCCGAGCCCGGGTGGCTGCCACCGTCTTGCTGACCTTGCTGCTGTTCATCCTGTGGAAGCAGTGGGACTTTGTGGAGCCGTGGCTGCTGCCCAGCTGAGCTCCCTGAGAGAGACGGCAGCGGAGGCCAGAGCAGGGAGTCACAAACTCATCACCACAGAAGGATTGAAGGACTGAAATAGAACGAGGGCCACTGCACTTGTTGCCTGTGAGAGTGAAGGAGGAGCAATCTGAGGACAAAACATGGCACTTTTAAATGAGGATGGACAGGATCCAGCCTGCAGGGTGTGGAGAGGTGTTTACAATGAAAGAACAGAAATTCTCTGCTTGCCAAGTGACAAAAGACATCATCTCATCTCGCCCAAATCTACTGGTGTTGATGATCAATCATCGGTTGCATTGCTGTCACCAAAAACTGAGTTTCTTGCAAGAAATCTTTGGATCGTCTTTTTCTAATTATTTATGATACATGAAAACTTAATAACGACTTTAAAATGCTGACCATGTTCGCCGTAACCTTCATGTTGAAGCTATAGAATATTTGAGAGGATAAAGGTTTTTTTCCATGAATGTTATGTGCTCATGCATGTCCTCATATGTGCACTAAGATGCATCTAGCTGGCATGAGTTACCATTTCATTAATGACTAGATGAATCTTCTATAACTGCCGTTTTGTTGTCAGAAATAACAGTGCAGGTATGTTGTATCTCGGCTCAGTGTCACTCCTGGTTTGTTTCACATCCTGTTCTGGTGTTGAAGCAGTGCTTTTAGACgcatttctctctttttgtctttttcttgaaGTCGAATGAactgtttaacaaaaaaaaaaaaagctgatatCTGCGACAGATTCACCATAATAATTCAACAATGTAAAATTTGTTCTGTCCATAAATGCTCTTTCATAACCACTATTGTAGAACTGCTACTATCCACAGTGTCAAATTAACTGGCATGTCAAATTGTATCAAAGTTTATATCCAGTTTGCAAAAAACAATTATTGCTGTTTTATTAAACACTGTAAGAAATAAATGATTTCATATATTAGGCTGACCTTGAATATATCCTTATCATCCTTTTTATTTCAGAGACTGAACTTTTTGACTGAAATTTTGTGGAATTTGTAAAAGAGCAACATCTTACATTAAttaatatatatgatatatatatataagatataGAAATAATAGCACTACCTTCTAATCTAATTAGGTAAGTCTTATAAGCAGGGGCGTAGCACCACATTCTGGGCCCTGTGTATAAGCAGTCTCTTTGGGCCCCTTATGCTTTCTCTCTTGATTCATGTCTCTCTCACGCACCTTTTCAGTTTTTACAAGGTcattttgctttctttccctttcctttctttttcctttcttgCTGAAAGGGATGACGGTGTACGCTGGTGCcccagcagcatcagcaggCACTAACTAGAATTAGCAAGGTGAAAATTAAAACTGCCCTGTTCGGTTCAATTTGTTAGCCCCCTAAgcgtggttcgtttgggcaggtgtgaacacagcaatcgcagtcgagtgtgcaccaaaacaaccggactaagaccttcttgaagaggtggccTCGGTCCGcctacaaacgaactctggtgcagtttgtttgtaatgagaacgtgttctgacctcaattcgaaccaactgcagtcacattacgcattgtttgggttaaacatgagcatgttacagtcctggaggattattaatgtgcacctcctcctgtactgccttaatatgcacattcagcacatccaatgcatcaaaacattgttttctagttggagccgcaccttgttttcaaactgtatggtttgactaaaatgaacaatgacagcaatatagtacacaatgagcagcgctaaaatcaacctgcgtagttgtccctccattgtgacattagaaagtgtcacatttatcttgcatgtgtactcttcttcaatgttttgtttacttcctggatttttcctgcatggaaattctgaccaatcaagagcagctttctcgtgcaaggcattttatctggtcctcttataaatgctgccatgggaacatgaaccaactcaaGGCAATTATGCAGCCTTGTAACAAAATTAGCCCCTTATTCAGACctaagcaagacaactctaggtctgaaagcacccttaaaaaTGTATTCTAGTGCAGGGGCGGACCAAACCATTTTCTTAAGGGGTGGTGAGAGGGGCCTTTGAGCACTTCCACTATTCACCCAGTCTTTCAACTGATCTCTTCATCCCATTTTAATTAGGCACTAAAGGTATGGCACTAATTactaacaaataaaaactgcaaaaacacttaACTTTTAATTCTTGGCTTTTTGAGGCCCCCCCTCCCACTGTGGCCCTTAGCAATCAGTCCCACTCTCCTCCGACTCTGACGCCCCTGTTTGTAACTAATAGTTTTATTAAtagttaataaaatgttttctaaaactATATAATTCTGTTTTAAACCATTACTAATAGCAACTTTTGAGTTGCCAATTTGTGAAAAATTCCCTTGACTGTTTGGACAGTGTagccatgcttttttttttgtttttgttttttttttgtttaaaaagggttttttttttttaccaaaaaatCTATTTAATAACAACTTATCGAGCATTTATTAATGGATTACCAACATCTATTACTGTATCATTACCTGATAGAGAGGATTAATACCAAGGGGATTTTTCATTACCTGGAAACCCAAAATGAGTTTTCACTCTTATTGCTGCTCTATGAAGCATTAGTAAATGATTTATTTACCATAAATAAAGTCATTGGATAAAAAGTATTACCATTAGACAGTGATGTTGTTAAGTTAGTAAGTATGCTAAGTAATTATATCAACATGAAACTGCATAACAGCTGACTTTAGTGTGATCAGCAGTTCAGCCGGTGCTctttaaaacagaaataaataatgcTTTATGTAGGTCCAGCTGATATAACCATAAAGCTAAATGTTAATCTTCAAATCGGTGTTTAGCTAAATGCTACCGTATTTGAACAGTAGCAGAGAAGAGTCATAAAATCAGTGACTTTATGTTGTGCAGCAATATTTACTTtaagtttgctaacattagcctccATAAGATTTTATTGCTTATGAAGACACTCCTCATTCGTATGAGAAAGTGTTATTTCTTCTCTCAAAAGTTACACAGACCTGCTCTAAAGACAGTAGCAGTCTCGCAGCTCATCGACCAAGTAATTAATAAAATCCTTCAAACAAATCCTTGTGGTTTATGTTCCACTTCCCAGATTTTTAGTGTATATGATTTCAATCAAATGCATTCAGGacgtttgtaaaaaaaaaaaaaaatgggtaaagaaaaaaaaacctcatggtacgtgaattaaaataaaaggatAGGGGGCAAGTTCACTGCTGAGAAGATAAATCGTCCTCAGAgattatttacatttaatacCCTCTCATCAGTTGCATCTTTGTCTGGACCAGATTACATTTATTCTCGGTTTCAAGTCTTAAAGAAAGCATTAGAGGAGCAGAATTAGTGTTTCAGTTCAACTGCGTATCCATCTGCTAATCCTGTGGATTACTTCAGCTCTACTTTACTGTGCCTGTTTCTGTTGCGATGCTAAATTTGTGACCATTTCCCCTGACTTAATGTACACTGAGAACACCTTTGTATGCTCCTGTAAGGTTGGTAACATAGATATTGCAGGCACTATGATGACTAGTTGAAGCTACATAcacaggtgtagatttcagggggggcACAGGGGGGATATTCCCCTCAAGATTTAGAAcgtgtgcatttgtccccccttgataaaaacatgaaagtagctgagggcttttactttgatttaaaaaataaaaataaaataaatcaatcaaagaCATTTataccataaattgatgcattaaaaggcacaaaatggtgcatcaaaaaaatcaccagaatgcaggaaattacaTGTTTggtgctcaaaattttctggcagaggacccctGAACCCCTAGTTTTGTATAATTCTAAGAtatagaccaaatcacaatgttaaaaataaagtgtgtttggtttttttttttacaaacttaacaTGTTTGCGAGTCATTTGCGGTCCATTCAAAGTGGACCCTCAACCCACCAGTTGGTAACCACTGCTCTACTTTTCACTCTAAAATGAATACAACAAAAGAAACGTTTCaaatttgttttgtctttttaataatTACCGTCAGGCAAAACCCATATGACCATTACATTTATGACAGGTATTCTTACAGTACAAGACAGAACTCAAGGGGATCAGAGCTGGTGGCATGGCCACACCTGACCACTAAAAAGTAAGACATTCATCGTCATTAGATTGTTCCAACTTTTACATAGAGTTCACAAATGTATCTTGCGTTCGACTCGTATCAAACACAAGTTTTTCTTGATTACCTAGCAAATTCTAAAGACCTTGATAGAAACAGCAGAGTAGAAAAAAACGTTGTataacaagcagaagaattccTGATTTTATCTCAATTTCCTGTCAAGATGCAAGATGTACAATATATTGCTTTCAGGTGCTCAACTCAAAATGGGTACCCCAACACATTCTTCTGTATCGCAGTCTGCCCTTTCACTCACTTTCCATCTCCTGTAAGTAAATCACAGGCGCAGTGTCTCCGACCCGGGCTCAGACTACTCTAACCGTTACACCACAGGGGGAGCTGCCATTTAAACAAGATACAGGAGCTAAAAGATGAACAATCACACAGATAGGACCAACAATATTAGCCCCTCCTCAAAAGTGCAGCTTTCCGTCACTCATCGTCGATCAAGTGTTTTCGTGAAAGTGAAACATAGAATGACTacaaaagaaattaaaacaaaaactattCCTGTTCACTGAGAGCGCAGGCCGGATGCCCCGAGCCTCGAGCCTAAGACACAGTATCCAGTCACAGCAGTACAGTTGAGGAGAGGACATGATGACGTACAAACGACACAGGGATGAGTATTAAAAGTTTCCGTAACTGACATTTCACAATAATCAAAAAAGCTGAACAGGAGGCGACACAGAGTCTGGACTTCAGTCGCTGGATTCATTTCATTCAAGTGGAACTACACAATGATGTTGGAAGATGTACCTCTTATAATATGCAGTGCACTGCCAATCAGATGTACAGTCATATATAAGatgcacattaacaacattaaTGTGATAAAAGTGCTCTAAAATCCAGACTCCGTGTCGCCTTTGAATGTAAAATGCTGTTTCAGGAGAGCGCCTGGTTGGTTCCAGACTCAACAGACATGAGCctgattgtttttaaaaacacgGACACACATCTTGGTGTTCA
Coding sequences within:
- the tmcc2 gene encoding transmembrane and coiled-coil domains protein 2 isoform X2, producing MLDKSEVATLGLPSTTSHGGSDSNISADGAAAAASGVMACGGAEGIGVGEPQRTRAALEHLQQKILKVTEQIRVEQEARDDNVAEYLKLAHNADKQQASRIKQVFEKKNQKSAQTIAHLHKKLEHYHKKLKEIEQNGPARQPKDVLRDMQQGLKDVGANVRAGISGFGGGVVEGVKGGVSALTHTAVVSKPREFASLIRNKFGSADNIAHLKDSLEDGVGGHSEDTPTPRALSGSATLVSSPKYGSDDECSSATSGSGAGSNSGGAGGGGGLLGPTMGSPRLDGHHHHHHHMHSSWDSLLEGLQEIKASQAHMEDAIEDMKGQLQSDYSYMTQCLQEERYRYERLEEQLNDLTELHQNEMTNLKQELASMEEKVAYQSYERARDIQEAVESCLTRITKLELQQQQQQVVQLEGVENANARALLGKLINVILALMAVLLVFVSTLANFITPLMKTRARVAATVLLTLLLFILWKQWDFVEPWLLPS
- the tmcc2 gene encoding transmembrane and coiled-coil domains protein 2 isoform X1, with product MTQRREGEKEGGIDQSCRGRGREWEAADIDGINNGALGSRELDKSEVATLGLPSTTSHGGSDSNISADGAAAAASGVMACGGAEGIGVGEPQRTRAALEHLQQKILKVTEQIRVEQEARDDNVAEYLKLAHNADKQQASRIKQVFEKKNQKSAQTIAHLHKKLEHYHKKLKEIEQNGPARQPKDVLRDMQQGLKDVGANVRAGISGFGGGVVEGVKGGVSALTHTAVVSKPREFASLIRNKFGSADNIAHLKDSLEDGVGGHSEDTPTPRALSGSATLVSSPKYGSDDECSSATSGSGAGSNSGGAGGGGGLLGPTMGSPRLDGHHHHHHHMHSSWDSLLEGLQEIKASQAHMEDAIEDMKGQLQSDYSYMTQCLQEERYRYERLEEQLNDLTELHQNEMTNLKQELASMEEKVAYQSYERARDIQEAVESCLTRITKLELQQQQQQVVQLEGVENANARALLGKLINVILALMAVLLVFVSTLANFITPLMKTRARVAATVLLTLLLFILWKQWDFVEPWLLPS